Proteins from a genomic interval of Macrobrachium nipponense isolate FS-2020 chromosome 28, ASM1510439v2, whole genome shotgun sequence:
- the LOC135201388 gene encoding uncharacterized protein LOC135201388: MAPLKVTAAIVALVATLVSASPSDPYRPRYTPAPYHHPPVYVPKSIYGPKPIYHPEPIYKPKPVYKPKPVYKPEPVYEPEPVYDPEPIYKPEPVYPPEPVYKPEPVYKPEPVYKPKPVYKPEPVYKPEPYKPKSYHPEPEYNEEPKPYSFDYGVNDHYSGTNFGHTENSDGKSVKGSYSVVLPDGRIQTVTYVADHYNGFQAEVTYEGEAKYPEYHPELAYKPAPYHPPKPAYKPTSKPVYHPEPVYKPRPAPYKPPTYLPDPIYPTYH, encoded by the exons GTAACAGCAGCTATCGTGGCCTTAGTCGCCACGCTGGTATCGGCCAGTCCATCCGACCCCTACCGCCCAAGATATACTCCAGCGCCTTACCACCACCCTCCAGTTTACGTTCCAAAGTCTATCTACGGCCCCAAGCCTATTTACCACCCAGAGCCAATCTACAAACCTAAGCCTGTTTATAAGCCAAAACCTGTTTACAAACCTGAGCCTGTATATGAACCTGAGCCAGTGTATGACCCTGAACCCATTTACAAACCAGAACCCGTTTACCCACCCGAACCAGTTTACAAACCTGAACCAGTTTACAAACCAGAACCAGTTTACAAACCCAAACCAGTTTACAAACCTGAACCAGTTTACAAACCTGAACCTTACAAACCTAAATCTTATCACCCAGAGCCAGAGTACAATGag GAGCCAAAACCCTACTCCTTTGACTATGGTGTGAATGACCACTACTCAGGCACGAACTTCGGTCACACTGAGAACTCTGACGGCAAATCGGTGAAGGGATCCTACTCTGTGGTTCTTCCCGATGGTCGCATCCAGACTGTGACTTATGTCGCCGACCACTACAATGGCTTCCAAGCCGAAGTTACCTATGAGGGAGAGGCCAAGTATCCAGAATACCATCCTGAACTAGCTTACAAGCCAGCTCCATACCATCCACCCAAGCCAGCGTACAAGCCCACTTCAAAGCCAGTCTACCATCCTGAACCAGTGTACAAGCCAAGGCCAGCGCCTTACAAGCCCCCTACCTACCTTCCAGACCCAATCTACCCCACCTACCATTAG